In Candidatus Paceibacterota bacterium, the following proteins share a genomic window:
- a CDS encoding NUDIX domain-containing protein, whose amino-acid sequence MQNNGSKIFVGMLVMTKLKLFENSPEELVAILQRRGKIESENGKGFKWQKFSGLCEVTSYGKAEEGESWEQALEREMNEELGNEVATAILKSERKIIHKITEDDGDEVTVCVCLLPADFLNKLKLEVSTGGIEIITRGDLNKVKYFRFGTLENITSTDLNEIIITTLPIEKLKESFEIFG is encoded by the coding sequence ATGCAAAATAACGGATCAAAAATCTTTGTCGGAATGTTAGTGATGACAAAATTGAAATTGTTTGAAAATTCACCAGAAGAACTTGTAGCTATACTACAAAGAAGAGGTAAGATAGAATCAGAAAATGGAAAAGGATTTAAATGGCAGAAATTTTCTGGCTTATGTGAAGTAACATCGTATGGAAAAGCAGAAGAGGGAGAAAGTTGGGAACAAGCATTAGAAAGAGAGATGAATGAAGAGTTGGGAAATGAAGTTGCTACTGCGATCTTAAAATCTGAGAGAAAGATAATACATAAAATAACCGAGGATGACGGGGATGAGGTCACGGTTTGTGTATGTCTCTTACCAGCAGATTTTCTAAACAAGCTTAAATTAGAAGTCTCTACTGGTGGTATCGAAATAATAACAAGGGGTGATTTAAATAAAGTTAAATATTTCAGATTTGGGACATTAGAAAACATAACATCTACAGATCTAAACGAAATAATAATAACAACACTACCGATTGAGAAATTGAAAGAATCCTTTGAAATATTTGGATAA
- a CDS encoding UDP-N-acetylglucosamine 1-carboxyvinyltransferase → MKNKLSEIGKLITELRERRGITQSAFAEKLGTTQSVIARIESGEQNLTTEMLEKIGEALNKEIFTISKGAMNLEIEGGHKLSGSVITKTSKNGAMGIISASLLNKGKTLLKNVPKIEEVYRMVEILESIGVSIRWIGDDLEIEVKKIDLKKINKESAEKTRSIIMLIGSLSHFFKKFSLPQSGGCKLGSRTVTPHFFALENFGVNIVAKSKSYEISASKLKPAEFALYESGDTVTENAIMTAALIPGKSVIKFASANYMVQDLCFFLEGLGVKIEGIGTTTLTVHGVSEINKNITYYLAEDPIDSMFFIATAILTNSSIKIERCPIDFLEIELLKLKKMGFKYKLSKVYKALNGKTNLVDITTSPSRLTALTDKIEARPFPGLNIDNLPFFAVIATQAVGQTLIHDWVYEKRAIHYKELDKLGADTILADPHRFYVNGKTDLRPTEIICPPALRPAAIILIGMLGAKGRSILRNVYSINRGYEDIVKRLNGLGAKIKMLRD, encoded by the coding sequence ATGAAAAACAAGCTATCAGAAATCGGCAAGCTCATCACCGAGCTTCGTGAGAGACGCGGTATCACACAATCGGCTTTTGCTGAAAAGCTTGGCACAACACAAAGCGTAATCGCCCGCATAGAAAGCGGTGAGCAAAATCTAACCACAGAAATGCTTGAGAAAATCGGCGAAGCGCTAAATAAAGAAATCTTTACAATATCGAAAGGTGCGATGAATCTTGAAATAGAAGGCGGACACAAACTCTCCGGCTCGGTGATTACAAAAACATCCAAAAACGGTGCGATGGGTATTATCTCCGCTTCCCTACTAAACAAAGGTAAAACACTTTTAAAAAATGTGCCAAAAATTGAGGAAGTTTACAGAATGGTAGAAATCTTGGAAAGCATCGGTGTATCTATCAGGTGGATTGGAGATGATCTGGAAATCGAGGTCAAGAAAATTGATCTCAAAAAGATAAATAAAGAATCCGCCGAGAAAACCAGAAGTATTATTATGCTCATCGGCTCACTTTCACACTTTTTCAAGAAGTTTTCCCTACCACAATCCGGCGGATGCAAGCTCGGCTCGAGGACTGTCACCCCGCATTTTTTCGCCCTTGAGAATTTCGGTGTAAATATAGTCGCGAAATCAAAAAGTTATGAAATTTCGGCAAGTAAACTTAAGCCCGCAGAATTCGCCCTTTATGAAAGTGGAGATACCGTCACGGAAAACGCCATAATGACCGCCGCCCTTATCCCAGGGAAATCCGTCATCAAATTCGCCTCCGCCAATTATATGGTGCAAGATCTGTGCTTTTTCTTGGAAGGGCTTGGTGTAAAAATAGAAGGTATCGGTACGACCACCCTCACTGTGCATGGCGTATCGGAAATAAATAAAAATATTACATACTACCTCGCCGAAGATCCGATCGACTCAATGTTTTTCATAGCCACAGCAATACTCACAAATTCCTCTATAAAAATAGAACGCTGCCCGATAGATTTTCTTGAAATAGAATTGCTAAAACTCAAAAAGATGGGCTTTAAATATAAATTATCAAAAGTCTATAAAGCACTGAACGGTAAGACGAATCTTGTAGACATCACCACTTCCCCTTCCCGACTCACAGCACTTACCGATAAAATAGAAGCGAGGCCCTTTCCTGGGCTCAATATCGACAACCTGCCTTTCTTCGCAGTCATCGCCACACAAGCCGTCGGGCAAACTCTCATACACGATTGGGTTTATGAAAAAAGAGCGATTCACTACAAGGAGCTAGACAAGCTCGGTGCCGATACTATTCTCGCCGACCCGCATAGATTTTATGTAAATGGAAAGACAGATTTGCGACCGACAGAAATAATCTGCCCGCCAGCTCTCCGCCCCGCCGCGATTATTTTGATAGGAATGCTTGGTGCAAAAGGCAGATCGATTTTGCGAAATGTTTACAGCATAAATCGCGGATATGAAGACATTGTGAAGAGGCTGAATGGTTTGGGAGCGAAGATAAAGATGTTGAGGGATTAG
- the serS gene encoding serine--tRNA ligase, translated as MLDIKFIRDNKDLIIEAARKKHLKFDPTELLKLDDKRKELLSAIETKRAEQNAVSLRLPQLADAGAKAELLSEMKKLKEGLQKEEEQLKEIMKNWQVQMLAVPNVPDVSVPEGKDETENVEACLWGEKPVFDFKIKDHAELMLKLDMVDFERGTKTHGFRGYFLKNDGANLTWAIWNYAREFFGSRSFNPFIAPAIVKKEHFYGTGHLPRDSEDLFKTQDDDFLSGTAEVPMMAYHSGEILKSEELPKRYLAFSPCYRREAGSYSKDTRGLIRVHEFFKLEQLIICKADHAESAKLHEEINRNFEQFIESLGLPYRRLLICGGDLGQSKVKQYDTEAWFPFANTYRELSSASYYHDFQTRRFNIRYDEGGKKLVTHSLNCTAAATPRLLSCIVENYQQADGTIKIPEVLRKYMGGKEFIGKK; from the coding sequence ATGTTAGACATAAAATTCATAAGAGACAATAAAGACCTCATCATAGAGGCGGCGAGGAAAAAGCATTTGAAGTTTGATCCTACCGAGCTTCTAAAACTCGACGACAAACGTAAAGAGCTTCTTTCCGCTATTGAGACGAAGAGAGCCGAGCAGAACGCCGTCTCTTTGAGATTACCGCAACTTGCTGATGCTGGCGCAAAAGCCGAGCTTTTATCTGAAATGAAAAAGTTGAAAGAAGGATTACAGAAAGAAGAAGAGCAGTTGAAAGAGATTATGAAAAACTGGCAGGTTCAAATGCTTGCGGTGCCGAATGTCCCGGATGTTTCTGTGCCAGAAGGCAAGGATGAAACAGAAAACGTTGAAGCATGTCTTTGGGGAGAAAAACCAGTATTTGATTTTAAAATAAAAGATCATGCAGAATTGATGCTAAAGCTCGATATGGTTGATTTTGAACGCGGCACAAAAACACACGGGTTTAGAGGATATTTCTTGAAAAATGATGGTGCAAATCTAACTTGGGCTATTTGGAACTATGCCAGAGAGTTCTTTGGTAGTAGATCGTTCAACCCTTTTATCGCTCCGGCGATTGTAAAGAAAGAGCATTTCTATGGCACAGGACATTTACCAAGAGACTCTGAAGATTTATTTAAAACGCAAGATGACGACTTTTTGTCAGGTACCGCCGAAGTCCCTATGATGGCATATCACTCCGGAGAAATCTTGAAAAGTGAAGAATTGCCAAAAAGATATTTAGCTTTTTCACCATGTTATAGAAGGGAGGCGGGAAGCTACAGTAAAGATACTAGAGGCTTGATTCGTGTCCATGAATTTTTCAAGCTTGAGCAGTTAATAATCTGTAAAGCAGATCATGCAGAATCAGCAAAACTCCACGAGGAAATAAACAGAAATTTTGAACAATTCATTGAGTCATTAGGTTTGCCTTACAGAAGATTGCTTATATGTGGGGGTGATTTGGGTCAGAGTAAGGTAAAACAATACGATACGGAAGCTTGGTTCCCATTTGCAAATACCTACAGAGAGCTTTCTAGTGCATCTTATTACCATGATTTTCAGACAAGAAGATTTAATATTAGATATGATGAAGGTGGTAAAAAACTCGTTACGCACTCTCTAAATTGTACTGCGGCTGCAACTCCAAGACTACTTTCATGTATTGTTGAAAACTATCAACAAGCAGATGGCACTATCAAGATTCCTGAAGTGTTGAGAAAATATATGGGCGGGAAGGAATTTATCGGGAAAAAGTAA
- a CDS encoding HD domain-containing protein, whose product MDSPSKDDVALIKKATTFAEEAHKDIKRKSGEPYFNHVFETAKTLASFKTDSATIAAGLLHDSIEDGVATEEEIKKGFGDEILFLVNGVTKLGKVKYRGAERHIESLRKFMVAMSQDIRVLIIRLADRLHNMKTLQYVRPDKQKRIALETLEIYAPLAYRLSIRKLSRELEDLSFEYVSPEEYDGTVVLLKQKKDETLPRLEKFIKSVKKALAKERMTNIKTDYRQKGIYSLFQKLKSKGNDIEKVYDILALRVMLPDVQDCYKALGIIHGVWRPLPGRIKDYIAFPKPNGYQSLHTTVFTGDGSVVEVQIRTEEMHRNAEFGIASHISYKDSHKNGNKSSDIDWFRQFLPRTINFAKVNKLNNKKEMPEWITELADSQDGIKTSGEREEFLEDLKADFFCQRIFVFTPKGEVVDLPTGSSTLDFAYAIHSDVGDHASGAKINGKLVAMKTELNNGDIVEISTSKSSKPSSKWLEIVKTNMAKRHINNYLEKQKKK is encoded by the coding sequence ATGGACTCACCATCGAAAGATGATGTAGCGCTTATAAAAAAAGCAACAACTTTTGCTGAAGAAGCACATAAGGACATAAAGAGAAAATCTGGTGAACCTTATTTCAACCATGTCTTTGAGACAGCTAAAACTCTAGCAAGCTTCAAGACTGACTCTGCAACGATAGCTGCAGGGCTTTTACATGATTCAATAGAAGATGGTGTGGCGACAGAAGAAGAAATAAAGAAAGGATTTGGAGATGAAATACTCTTTTTAGTAAACGGGGTTACAAAGCTTGGAAAAGTAAAGTATCGAGGAGCGGAAAGACATATAGAAAGCTTGAGGAAATTCATGGTGGCAATGTCACAAGATATTCGAGTACTCATCATTCGTCTTGCCGACCGTCTTCATAATATGAAGACTTTACAATATGTCCGACCCGACAAACAAAAGAGAATTGCCCTTGAAACTCTCGAGATTTACGCACCACTCGCCTACCGTCTTTCTATAAGGAAACTTTCACGTGAGCTTGAAGACCTCTCGTTTGAATATGTAAGCCCAGAGGAATATGATGGTACAGTAGTTCTCTTAAAACAAAAGAAAGACGAGACCTTACCACGATTGGAGAAATTTATAAAATCTGTAAAGAAAGCCCTAGCTAAGGAAAGAATGACAAATATAAAAACAGACTATAGGCAGAAAGGAATATATAGTCTCTTTCAAAAACTCAAATCTAAAGGAAACGATATAGAAAAGGTCTATGATATATTGGCGTTGCGTGTAATGCTACCCGATGTCCAAGATTGCTATAAAGCTCTCGGAATAATACACGGTGTGTGGAGACCGCTTCCAGGAAGAATAAAAGATTATATAGCGTTTCCAAAACCAAACGGCTATCAAAGCTTGCATACTACAGTTTTCACTGGTGACGGTTCAGTAGTAGAAGTACAGATAAGAACGGAAGAAATGCACAGAAATGCTGAATTCGGTATCGCCTCTCATATTTCATACAAAGATAGTCACAAAAATGGGAACAAAAGTTCTGATATTGATTGGTTTAGACAATTTCTACCAAGGACTATTAATTTTGCAAAGGTAAATAAATTAAATAATAAAAAAGAAATGCCAGAGTGGATTACAGAACTTGCTGATTCTCAAGATGGAATAAAGACTAGTGGAGAAAGAGAGGAATTCTTAGAAGATCTAAAGGCCGACTTCTTCTGTCAAAGGATTTTTGTGTTTACACCAAAAGGAGAGGTAGTAGATTTGCCTACTGGTTCATCTACTCTTGATTTCGCATATGCGATTCATTCTGACGTAGGGGACCACGCAAGTGGAGCGAAGATAAATGGCAAACTCGTAGCCATGAAAACAGAATTAAATAATGGTGATATTGTAGAGATTAGCACAAGTAAATCTAGTAAACCAAGTTCCAAATGGTTGGAAATTGTAAAGACGAATATGGCGAAAAGACATATTAATAATTATTTGGAGAAGCAGAAGAAAAAATAA
- a CDS encoding ParB/RepB/Spo0J family partition protein, with protein sequence MSSQFFSDSIFWVETDKIKPNPYQPRKEFDELKLKDLAESIKQYGVLQPLVVTRNEIVKEDGILVEYELISGERRLRASKIAGIPQVPVVIRSKDESDLMKLELAIIENLQREDLNAVDRAEAFRQLADQFGLKHIQIAQKMGKSREYVSNSLRILLLPQHMLLALREGKISEGHTRPLLMLLDRKDEQETLFKEILYKKMTVRDAELIARKIAFDKARKKEIIIDPEITSLEQKFTDSLGTRVHIEKGQNGGKITIDFFSNEDLRAILDMVENQKKRKVDELLNKHITEVGEIKPVVEEAPIDDRSAEEKKADEENEDMYSVKNFSL encoded by the coding sequence ATGTCATCACAGTTTTTTAGCGATTCAATATTTTGGGTTGAGACAGATAAAATAAAGCCGAACCCGTATCAACCAAGAAAGGAGTTTGACGAACTTAAGCTCAAAGACCTTGCTGAATCTATTAAGCAATATGGTGTTCTCCAGCCCCTTGTTGTCACAAGAAATGAAATAGTTAAAGAAGATGGTATTTTGGTTGAGTATGAGCTTATCTCCGGTGAACGCAGACTTCGCGCATCAAAGATCGCGGGTATTCCTCAAGTACCTGTAGTTATTCGTTCAAAAGACGAATCAGATCTGATGAAGCTTGAACTCGCTATCATTGAAAACCTCCAAAGAGAAGATTTGAACGCTGTGGATAGAGCCGAAGCATTTAGACAGCTTGCAGATCAATTTGGTCTTAAACATATCCAGATTGCCCAGAAAATGGGCAAGAGTAGGGAATATGTATCTAATAGCCTTCGTATATTACTGTTGCCACAGCATATGCTTTTGGCCCTTAGGGAAGGAAAAATAAGCGAGGGACATACACGCCCACTTCTTATGCTTTTGGACAGGAAAGACGAACAGGAGACTTTATTTAAAGAAATTCTTTATAAGAAGATGACAGTGCGCGATGCCGAACTTATTGCCAGAAAAATCGCTTTTGATAAAGCAAGGAAGAAAGAAATTATTATCGATCCTGAAATTACATCACTCGAACAGAAATTCACAGATTCTCTTGGTACGAGAGTTCATATAGAAAAGGGGCAAAACGGAGGGAAGATTACTATAGACTTTTTCTCAAATGAAGATTTACGCGCCATACTTGATATGGTGGAAAATCAGAAAAAGAGGAAGGTGGATGAATTGCTCAATAAACATATTACAGAAGTGGGGGAGATAAAGCCTGTTGTGGAGGAGGCGCCGATAGATGATAGAAGTGCGGAAGAAAAGAAAGCCGATGAAGAAAATGAGGATATGTATTCGGTGAAAAACTTCTCGCTTTAG
- the priA gene encoding primosomal protein N', translated as MRALEVIPISRGISKETLSYFTGSDISVGAIVKVPLRKRVIPALVISVREVEDIKSEIKRSPFPLRKVEKMKSFHLLSKEFVEASQKVADYYAGSTGAVLSSIIPKVIFENAEKIKVPQEISNTDTNITSAEKFVIQSNDEDRYAHYKSIIREEFAKDSSVFFCLPTIQDIKKAVEKLQKGIEKYTFILHSSMGKKEMLETINKILAEDHPLLIVATGGFLSIPKTKISTIILDKENSRAYKTQVRPYIDIRNFAETLASKMRAKIIFGDLLLRTETIWRYKNAELVEIASLKFRSLTTSSQEIVDMRYKKEDTEPITPSKPEVKKEFKVFSPELENKIKESIENNEHMFIFTARRGLSPSTLCADCGNIVKCNSCGAHNVLHKSPAENFFLCHKCGERRSALEKCSNCGGWRLTTLGIGSELVEEKLKEMCPNAKVVRIDSDMTPTHKKAEIAAEKFYNSPQSILIGTEMALLYLTEKIENSAVVSIDSFFSIPDFRINERILNILLKMRAITDRKLIIQTRDATQKVFEYAIKGNLVDFYRDELEDRKVLRYPPFSNLIKISILGAKNEVVPFVENFQKEIDPYEIDVFPAFIPQAKNRYSVNGIIKIPQGEWPNSKLIEKLKALPPNFSVNVDPDSLI; from the coding sequence ATGAGAGCCCTGGAAGTTATACCCATTTCAAGAGGAATTTCAAAAGAGACTCTTTCGTATTTTACAGGGAGCGATATTTCTGTAGGTGCTATTGTAAAAGTCCCCCTGAGGAAAAGAGTTATCCCCGCCCTCGTCATCTCTGTAAGAGAAGTTGAAGATATCAAAAGTGAAATCAAAAGGTCTCCCTTCCCACTGCGAAAAGTTGAAAAGATGAAATCTTTCCACCTGCTTTCAAAAGAGTTTGTGGAAGCTTCACAAAAAGTCGCAGATTATTATGCCGGTTCCACTGGAGCGGTACTTAGCTCTATCATACCGAAAGTGATTTTCGAAAATGCCGAGAAAATAAAAGTTCCGCAAGAAATCTCAAATACTGATACAAATATCACCTCTGCAGAAAAATTCGTCATACAATCAAATGACGAAGACAGATACGCACACTATAAAAGTATAATCAGGGAAGAGTTTGCCAAAGATTCCTCTGTCTTTTTCTGTTTGCCGACAATTCAAGATATTAAGAAAGCGGTGGAGAAGCTTCAAAAAGGTATAGAAAAGTATACTTTTATCCTCCACTCCTCCATGGGCAAAAAAGAAATGCTAGAAACGATAAACAAAATACTTGCCGAAGATCATCCTCTTCTCATAGTTGCGACTGGTGGTTTTCTCTCGATTCCAAAGACAAAGATAAGCACGATTATTCTCGACAAAGAGAATTCCCGCGCATATAAAACACAAGTCAGACCATATATTGATATTAGAAATTTCGCCGAAACACTTGCAAGTAAGATGAGGGCAAAAATAATCTTCGGTGATCTGCTTTTGCGAACAGAAACAATCTGGCGTTATAAAAATGCTGAACTAGTAGAAATAGCCTCTCTTAAATTTCGTTCGCTTACCACCTCATCTCAAGAGATTGTAGATATGCGATACAAAAAAGAAGACACGGAACCTATCACCCCCTCCAAGCCCGAAGTAAAAAAAGAATTCAAGGTCTTTAGCCCAGAACTTGAAAATAAAATAAAAGAGAGTATAGAAAACAACGAACATATGTTTATCTTTACTGCTCGTCGTGGTCTCTCGCCTTCCACTCTTTGCGCCGACTGCGGAAATATAGTTAAATGTAATTCCTGCGGAGCACACAACGTTCTTCATAAGTCGCCGGCAGAAAATTTCTTTTTGTGTCACAAGTGCGGAGAAAGAAGAAGCGCTTTAGAAAAATGCTCAAACTGTGGTGGTTGGCGATTGACTACTCTTGGAATCGGCTCAGAATTGGTGGAAGAAAAGCTAAAAGAAATGTGTCCGAATGCTAAAGTAGTCAGAATTGATTCAGATATGACACCAACACATAAGAAAGCAGAAATCGCAGCTGAGAAATTTTATAATTCCCCACAAAGTATTCTCATCGGTACAGAGATGGCACTTCTATATCTTACAGAAAAGATAGAAAACTCTGCCGTGGTTTCTATAGATTCTTTTTTCTCTATTCCGGATTTTAGAATAAACGAGAGAATCTTAAACATCCTACTCAAAATGCGGGCAATCACTGACAGAAAACTCATAATACAAACTCGCGATGCAACACAGAAAGTCTTTGAATACGCTATCAAAGGAAATCTCGTAGATTTTTATAGAGATGAGTTGGAAGACAGAAAGGTTCTTCGTTACCCACCTTTTTCAAATCTTATAAAGATTTCAATACTTGGTGCCAAGAATGAAGTGGTGCCTTTTGTGGAGAATTTCCAAAAAGAAATAGATCCGTATGAAATAGACGTCTTCCCAGCTTTTATACCACAAGCCAAAAACAGATATAGCGTAAATGGAATTATAAAGATACCTCAAGGTGAATGGCCAAATTCAAAACTTATAGAAAAATTAAAAGCTCTCCCACCAAATTTCTCAGTAAATGTGGATCCAGACTCTCTCATTTAA
- the topA gene encoding type I DNA topoisomerase has protein sequence MKLLIVESPSKAKTIEKYLEGAYTVKASVGHIRDLPKSNKKAIDIEGGFIPFYEISPGKEKVVAEIKSLAKRADEVLLATDPDREGEAIAWHIKEAVGLKNPKRICFYEITKEAIKEALQNPREIDENLRKAQEARRVLDRLVGYDLSGLIWKKVRYGLSAGRVQSPALRIIMEREREIRVFKPEQFWVLEADVKVKTGEQVTLSCEDEPRDIKIVEKILELGNKEPWTVKSVTETEAKRSSRAPFTTSTLQQTASTRLGYAPSKTMSIAQKLYEAGLITYMRTDSTNMSAVAQDQIATLVNKKYGANYAERKVYATKSKNAQEAHEAIRPTHAENEIEGYTDEQKRLYRLIWQRAVSSQMADAKILRTKIVAQIGDGKEATKNGVPTRGELPGFSANGSRTLFDGWLKADPEARGEDVELPTIKALEPLKLLDLRSQEKFTEPPGRYTEAGLIKELEKRGIGRPSTYASIMRTIEDRGYVQKQNKTLMPTDTGEVVSDFLEKNFPTYISDTFTAEMEDELDDISNGKREYTKTLKDFYGPFKKDVRSKDKIEKTNNLGEADPSIKCPKCNGPMVIKLSKTGRFLSCKNFPDCLGARKITGEELEGPKETGEKCPECKDGKLMERDGKFGRFIACSNYPKCKFIKKDAELERQNSTGVACPVCKTGMMTERRGRFGLFYSCSNYPKCKNAIKAKPTGNLCPTCGALMMLGTKTIPERCSNKACANHNPHKLGK, from the coding sequence ATGAAATTATTAATCGTTGAGTCTCCGTCAAAAGCGAAGACAATAGAAAAATATTTGGAGGGTGCTTATACAGTAAAGGCGAGTGTGGGGCATATTCGTGATTTGCCAAAAAGCAATAAAAAGGCCATTGATATTGAAGGTGGTTTTATTCCCTTTTATGAAATCAGTCCTGGAAAAGAAAAAGTCGTTGCTGAAATAAAAAGTTTGGCAAAGCGAGCAGACGAAGTACTGCTCGCAACCGACCCTGACCGAGAAGGAGAAGCGATCGCATGGCATATCAAAGAAGCTGTTGGGCTCAAAAATCCAAAAAGGATTTGTTTTTATGAAATTACAAAAGAGGCGATAAAAGAGGCGTTGCAAAATCCTCGTGAAATAGATGAGAATCTACGAAAGGCACAGGAAGCAAGGCGTGTGCTAGACAGACTTGTCGGCTATGACCTTTCCGGCCTTATTTGGAAAAAAGTGCGATATGGGCTTTCTGCCGGACGCGTTCAATCCCCCGCTCTTCGTATAATAATGGAGCGAGAAAGAGAAATCCGCGTATTCAAGCCAGAACAATTCTGGGTCTTGGAAGCTGATGTAAAAGTAAAGACGGGTGAACAAGTCACTTTATCTTGTGAAGATGAACCGCGAGATATTAAAATCGTCGAGAAAATCCTTGAACTTGGCAATAAAGAGCCTTGGACTGTAAAAAGTGTCACGGAAACAGAAGCCAAGAGAAGCTCAAGAGCACCATTTACAACATCCACACTTCAGCAGACTGCAAGCACTCGCCTCGGATACGCGCCATCAAAGACAATGAGCATAGCCCAGAAGCTTTATGAAGCCGGTCTTATTACATATATGAGAACAGACAGCACAAATATGAGCGCAGTGGCACAAGATCAAATCGCTACACTTGTAAATAAAAAATACGGAGCGAATTACGCGGAGAGAAAAGTCTATGCAACAAAAAGCAAAAACGCCCAGGAAGCACACGAGGCTATTCGTCCTACCCACGCAGAAAATGAAATCGAAGGATATACCGACGAGCAAAAAAGGCTTTACAGACTTATTTGGCAGAGAGCTGTCTCTTCGCAGATGGCTGATGCAAAAATATTGAGGACAAAGATCGTGGCACAGATTGGTGATGGCAAAGAAGCCACGAAAAATGGAGTACCAACTCGTGGTGAACTTCCTGGCTTTTCTGCAAATGGTTCTCGCACTCTTTTTGACGGCTGGCTAAAAGCAGACCCAGAAGCCCGTGGAGAAGATGTTGAATTGCCGACTATAAAAGCTCTTGAGCCTTTGAAACTTTTGGACTTGAGAAGTCAGGAAAAGTTTACCGAACCACCAGGCAGATATACAGAAGCGGGCCTTATAAAAGAACTTGAGAAAAGAGGTATCGGCAGACCTTCTACATACGCTTCTATTATGAGGACTATCGAAGATCGGGGTTATGTGCAGAAGCAAAACAAAACTCTCATGCCGACAGATACTGGAGAAGTGGTCAGCGATTTCCTTGAGAAAAACTTCCCTACTTATATCAGCGACACTTTCACAGCCGAAATGGAAGACGAGCTTGATGATATTTCAAATGGGAAAAGAGAATATACAAAAACCTTGAAAGATTTCTATGGTCCTTTCAAAAAAGATGTGAGGTCAAAAGATAAAATAGAAAAGACGAACAATCTTGGCGAGGCTGATCCTAGTATCAAATGTCCAAAATGTAATGGGCCGATGGTTATCAAACTTTCGAAGACAGGTAGGTTCTTGAGCTGTAAGAATTTTCCAGACTGTCTTGGTGCTAGAAAGATAACTGGCGAAGAACTTGAAGGGCCAAAAGAAACCGGTGAGAAATGCCCTGAATGTAAAGACGGTAAACTCATGGAGCGTGATGGTAAATTCGGCAGATTTATCGCTTGTTCAAATTATCCAAAATGCAAATTTATCAAAAAGGATGCCGAGCTTGAAAGACAAAACTCTACTGGCGTAGCTTGCCCAGTTTGTAAGACAGGTATGATGACAGAAAGACGCGGACGCTTCGGCCTATTCTATAGCTGTTCAAATTATCCAAAGTGCAAAAATGCCATAAAAGCCAAGCCAACTGGCAATCTCTGCCCTACCTGTGGCGCCCTTATGATGCTCGGCACCAAAACCATACCTGAGCGTTGCAGTAATAAAGCCTGTGCAAATCATAATCCGCATAAATTAGGAAAGTAG
- the dprA gene encoding DNA-processing protein DprA — MVKSAMMLKDFEMDTLTGDEIPEMLREIPDAPKKLYIQGKLPGPNTKLLCVVGSRKYTPYGKEACEKLIAGLRGYDIAIVSGLALGIDSVAHRSALEAGLKTIAVPGSGLDESVLYPHTHKKLAEDILEAGGATLSEFEPKFRAVYYSFPQRNRIMAGFSHATLVIEAEIKSGTLITSKFATEYNRDVLALPGSIFSKNSDGPHMLIRLGATPIRTSTDILEALGFNIDEEPQNLELKYADCSDEELLVIKILSEPMSKDDLFRTLKMPVSKANAVISIMEIKGLIKESLGEVRLT, encoded by the coding sequence ATGGTAAAATCAGCAATGATGCTAAAAGATTTTGAAATGGACACACTCACCGGCGATGAAATACCCGAAATGCTTCGAGAAATACCCGATGCACCGAAGAAACTCTACATTCAAGGTAAATTGCCCGGTCCAAATACCAAACTTCTCTGTGTTGTCGGCTCACGCAAATACACACCTTATGGAAAAGAAGCCTGTGAAAAGTTGATTGCCGGACTTCGTGGTTATGATATCGCTATTGTCTCTGGCCTTGCGCTTGGCATAGATAGTGTCGCACACAGATCAGCACTTGAGGCTGGCTTGAAGACAATCGCTGTCCCAGGATCAGGCCTCGATGAATCCGTCCTCTATCCACATACGCATAAAAAACTCGCGGAAGATATTTTGGAAGCGGGCGGAGCGACGCTTTCTGAATTTGAACCGAAATTTCGTGCAGTGTATTACAGTTTCCCTCAAAGAAATAGAATTATGGCGGGATTTTCTCACGCCACGCTTGTCATAGAAGCAGAAATAAAATCCGGCACACTTATCACCTCCAAATTTGCAACAGAATACAATAGAGATGTCCTCGCACTCCCCGGCTCAATATTTTCCAAAAATTCCGACGGACCACACATGCTCATTCGCCTCGGTGCGACACCTATTCGCACAAGCACAGATATTTTGGAAGCACTTGGATTTAATATTGATGAGGAACCTCAAAATCTGGAGCTCAAATATGCCGACTGTTCAGACGAAGAGCTTCTCGTTATCAAAATCCTTTCCGAACCAATGTCAAAAGACGACCTTTTCCGCACCCTCAAAATGCCTGTCTCAAAAGCCAACGCTGTGATTTCAATAATGGAGATTAAGGGGTTGATAAAGGAGAGTTTGGGGGAGGTTAGGTTGACATAA